Proteins co-encoded in one Amblyraja radiata isolate CabotCenter1 chromosome 24, sAmbRad1.1.pri, whole genome shotgun sequence genomic window:
- the LOC116986721 gene encoding ras association domain-containing protein 8-like, translating to MELKVWVDGVQRVVCGVSEKTTCQEVVIALAQAMGRTGRYILKEKWRDVERHLTPDEKLLPSLSKWGQQAKDVQLILNRTGPSLGLRPAPEKAQGPERNIHRQSLPTLAQLWNKSDRRSHLKEAKRKSLNFAEGAREWLESFGKGKEAKANIKDAETGKEASGVAQSPREDLNQLLHDQKEKLQSLQAELESTEAEIRQLAEEDGHPEVNKQIISLQDLVGTKNTEAEEVEFWENELKAEQLHGEELKEQMEEVRMKLAECEEKLRHCLLEAQVLEAGTQAAQSQRERQQVKSSPGLRDKVVKAKEEITAKCQEADQLEENSRLVEAAIGKVEDVIQRKHCELEDLTKELRQANLLQFIQRTGTKISILPAQEGCTEVIDPHFHLDSLKRDMLPAKTKDLQSSLISTFNQEGIYV from the exons ATGGAGCTGAAGGTGTGGGTGGACGGGGTTCAGCGAGTGGTCTGTGGCGTCAGTGAGAAGACCACGTGCCAGGAGGTGGTCATTGCTCTGGCTCAGGCAATGG GTCGCACTGGACGCTACATACTGAAGGAAAAGTGGAGAGACGTAGAAAGGCATTTGACGCCAGATGAGAAGCTCTTGCCATCGCTCAGTAAGTGGGGCCAGCAGGCCAAGGATGTCCAGCTGATTCTCAATCGCACTGGCCCCTCTCTTGGCCTGCGACCCGCTCCAGAGAAGGCCCAAGGGCCCGAGAGAAACATCCACCGCCAGAGTCTCCCGACGCTGGCACAGCTGTGGAATAAAAGCGACAGACGCAGCCACTTGAAAGAAGCCAAGAGAAAGTCCCTGAACTTTGCTGAAGGGGCCCGGGAGTGGCTGGAGTCCTTCGGGAAGGGCAAGGAGGCCAAGGCCAACATCAAAGATGCGGAGACTGGGAAGGAGGCCTCAGGTGTTGCTCAGTCCCCTAGAGAGGACTTGAATCAGCTGCTCCACGATCAAAAGGAGAAGCTGCAGAGCCTCCAAGCTGAGCTAGAGTCGACTGAGGCGGAGATCAGGCAactggcggaggaggatggccatccCGAGGTGAACAAGCAGATCATCAGCCTCCAGGATCTGGTCGGCACGAAGAACACCGAGGCAGAGGAAGTGGAGTTCTGGGAGAACGAGCTAAAAGCTGAGCAGCTCCATGGGGAAGAGCTGAAGGAGCAGATGGAGGAGGTGAGGATGAAGCTGGCGGAATGCGAGGAGAAACTGAGGCACTGCCTGCTGGAGGCGCAGGTCCTGGAGGCCGGCACTCAGGCTGCCCAGTCCCAGAGGGAACGGCAACAGGTCAAATCCAGCCCTGGCCTGAGGGACAAGGTTGTTAAAGCGAAGGAGGAGATAACGGCAAAATGCCAGGAGGCCGATCAGCTGGAGGAGAACTCGAGGCTGGTGGAGGCGGCCATTGGGAAGGTGGAAGATGTAATTCAG AGGAAACACTGTGAACTGGAAGATCTGACCAAAGAGCTCCGCCAGGCAAACCTCCTCCAGTTCATTCAGCGGACAGGCACTAAGATCAGCATCCTCCCTGCACAGGAGGGATGTACTGAGGTCATAG